One genomic region from Oncorhynchus mykiss isolate Arlee unplaced genomic scaffold, USDA_OmykA_1.1 un_scaffold_600, whole genome shotgun sequence encodes:
- the LOC118936355 gene encoding E3 ubiquitin-protein ligase Topors-like: MAAAKMTLRLRKKSALDKSSEVLSAEASPDSKCPICLDRFNNMAYLDLCLHKFCFRCIHEWSKNKAECPLCKQPFNSIYHSIQSEKDFKKYDLRPTENGSFGSFAGERFRYRTTLTGARRQDQRRTSPPPDNGVMFEALTGASPPPRQDRGLRRMMARLAARRRAESEGRTVRSLREQEMIKFRRALYRRGVRVRSVRDGGRSRDISAEFFQKNPACLHRLLPWLKRELVVLYGAHGSLVNIVQHIIMSRITRYDMEDRAIHEELQPFLQARTDHFLHEFVNFARAPFNMEAYDQHAVYDCPAPSSDEGSSSNSSVIAISEDEEEGDSVELDPMSGGALSQSTWDDETPGPSYSTTEPTRALLLSIRDSDSESSVGEECGAVLQPKTPRLTADSAWVKTDKDGQACTSSGDEDCIIVGFVKPLAERTPELVKLSSDSEESVLEEIKDEVPRLLQHIRFTSLSPASSQGQCPGKAEGVERKQDVSCSKERRNTSPSIRCESSSSKSASKNRGQTEKDGRRCHSRDSSRERPRSRSRDRGRRSRSADRSRSTKSPAISINSDSTLSRGRRQSRSQSRDRSHTKWEKTRDNKDSSRSGRSHDSSSHSYHWHYYSRESERDSSAMLYTERRSYYSSSHRNIDCRSPSQSPDSHRRDKRRSRSRSSTCSPSGAHRKSRHEKPSGKRKYKSRHLEEPSPKDQSSIALDEPPSSTTSSYVKDKKKSKEKRHRKSKEKSGGKRSRSLSVEIIFEGSSSEQTRKHQKKKKKHKKKGKRHRSKERTGSRKHSPTVITIDSDSDQHTAEGANDANHTCPVSSSTSNSVLAPSTTTTTGNPADSGLLESMLQDWEQQIPPVGLDSGVLEAKPPINVAAASDTPTHSEGVLSQSASADEANSHSPSNDNTSHFLEES, translated from the exons ATGGCAGCAGCAAAGATGACCTTACGGCTACGCAAGAAGAGTGCCCTGGACAAGTCCTCTGAGGTTTTGTCTGCCGAGGCGTCTCCAGACTCTAAGTGCCCCATCTGTCTGGACCGATTCAACAACATGGCCTACCTCGATCTCTGCTTGCACAAGTTCTGCTTCCGCTGCATCCACGAGTGGTCCAAGAACAAAGCTGAGTGCCCGCTATGCAAGCAGCCATTCAACTCTATCTATCACAGTATACAATCAGAGAAGGACTTCAAGAAGTATGACCTGCGGCCCACGGAGAACGGTTCCTTTGGGAGTTTCGCAGGGGAACGGTTCCGCTACCGCACCACGCTGACGGGGGCGCGTCGGCAGGACCAGAGAAGAACATCCCCTCCCCCCGACAACGGGGTCATGTTCGAGGCCCTAACGGGGGCTTCCCCCCCTCCTCGACAGGACCGAGGCCTCCGCCGCATGATGGCGCGCCTGGCGGCCAGGAGGCGGGCAGAAAGCGAGGGCCGGACCGTGCGCAGCCTCCGTGAGCAGGAGATGATCAAGTTCAGACGGGCGCTCTACCGGCGAGGGGTGCGAGTGCGGAGCGTGCGAGACGGTGGCCGTTCCCGGGACATCTCGGCGGAGTTCTTTCAGAAGAACCCGGCCTGCCTGCACCGCCTGTTGCCCTGGCTGAAGAGAGAGCTGGTGGTGCTGTACGGCGCTCACGGCTCCCTGGTCAACATCGTGCAGCACATTATCATGTCCCGCATCACCCGCTATGACATGGAGGACCGGGCCATCCACGAGGAGCTGCAGCCTTTCCTCCAGGCCCGCACCGATCACTTCCTGCATGAGTTTGTCAACTTCGCCCGAGCACCCTTCAACATGGAGGCCTACGACCAGCATGCCGTCTACGACTGCCCTGCGCCGTCCTCGGACGAGGGCAGCAGCTCCAACTCCTCGGTGATTGCCATCTccgaggatgaggaggagggcgaTTCTGTGGAGCTGGACCCCATGTCCGGGGGCGCCCTGAGCCAGTCAACATGGGACGACGAGACACCCGGACCTTCGTACTCCACAACAGAACCCACCAGGGCCCTGCTGCTATCCATCAGAGACTCTGACTCAGAGAGCAGTGTGGGGGAGGAGTGCGGAGCAGTGTTACAGCCAAAGACCCCTCGCCTGACTGCGGACTCTGCTTGGGTGAAAACCGACAAGGACGGACAGGCGTGTACCTCCTCTGGCGATGAGGATTGCATCATCGTGGGCTTTGTAAAACCCCTTGCTGAAAGGACCCCGGAGCTGGTCAAGCTGTCCTCTGACTCAGAGGAGTCTGTTCTGGAGGAGATCAAAGATGAAGTGCCCAGGCTGCTTCAACACATCCGCTTCACCAGCCTTAGCCCCGCCTCCTCTCAAGGCCAATGTCCTGGGAAGGCAGAGGGGGTGGAAAGGAAGCAAGATGTATCGTGCTCCAAGGAGAGACGTAACACCTCACCCTCAATTAGATGTGAGTCATCATCTAGTAAGTCAGCAAGCAAAAACAGAGGACAAACTGAGAAAGACGGCAGGAGATGTCACAGTCGAGATAGCTCTAGAGAGAGGCCACGGTCGAGAAGCAGAGACCGGGGGAGGAGGTCCAGGAGCGCCGACCGCAGCCGCTCGACCAAGAGCCCGGCTATCTCCATCAACAGCGACAGCACTCTGTCCAGAGGCAGGAGGCAGTCACGCTCCCAAAGCCGCGACCGCTCCCACACTAAATGGGAGAAGACGAGGGACAATAAAGATAGCAGCCGATCAGGCCGCAGCCACGACTCATCGTCACACTCCTATCACTGGCACTACTACAGccgggagagtgagagggacagcAGTGCCATGCTCTACACAGAGAGGAGGTCCTACTACTCCAGCTCACACAGGAACATCGATTGCAGGTCCCCGAGCCAGAGTCCTGATTCCCACCGGCGGGATAAGAGGCGCTCCAGAAGTCGTTCCAGCACCTGTTCGCCGTCCGGCGCTCACAGGAAGTCTCGTCACGAGAAGCCCAGCGGGAAGAGAAAGTACAAATCGAGACACCTGGAGGAACCTTCCCCCAAAGACCAGTCCTCCATAGCCCTCGACGagcctccctcctccaccacctcgtCCTATGTGAAAGACAAGAAGAAGAGCAAAGAGAAGCGTCACAGGAAGTCCAAGGAGAAGTCTGGGGGGAAGAGGAGCAGGAGCCTCAGCGTGGAG ATCATCTTTGAGGGCAGCTCCTCGGAGCAAACCAGGAAGcaccagaagaagaagaagaagcacaaGAAGAAGGGCAAGAGGCACAGGAGCAAAGAGCGCACAGGGTCCAGGAAACACTCGCCCACTGTCATCACCATAGACAGCGACAGTGACCAACATACTGCCGAAGGCGCTAACGATGCTAACCACACCTGCCCGGTAAGCAGCAGCACAAGCAACAGCGTGCTAGCGCCTagcacaaccaccaccacagGCAACCCTGCAGACTCTGGCCTGCTGGAGTCCATGTTACAAGACTGGGAACAGCAGATTCCACCTGTGGGTCTGGACAGTGGAGTGCTGGAGGCCAAGCCTCCTATAAATGTTGCTGCTGCTTCTGACACACCCACACATAGTGAGGGGGTTCTGTCCCAATCTGCCTCTGCGGATGAGGCGAACTCTCATAGCCCTTCAAATGacaacacaagtcattttttggaAGAATCATAA
- the LOC118960356 gene encoding uncharacterized protein LOC118960356: MDVNPDSPYYINLLDSKTHPEDHREYVMFHGCSKEGAEFIKREGFKPSRADISMLGAGVYVSRDIRKACKYPLDVPDSEKRVLKIRVDVGRVKVIDRQNHPMQKTWHTVHGFDTAWVPPNVGMVASNQQENCVYDPKRIKVIEVMKVTEENLSQYDHLQSGVSPEDSHVYVMYHGTSKQAAVDIQRNGFTPSKVGMLGAGVYLSRDIRKVIRYPLGSSDSNRMVLKVKVNVGRVKVINKKGHDMQYNWHTHGFDTAWVPPGVGMVPSNQEEDCVYDPKRIKVMAMLDVANLKKVNPWLNIV; the protein is encoded by the exons ATGGATGTTAACCCTGATTCCCCATACTACATCAACTTGCTTGACAGCAAGACTCATCCTGAAGATCACAGAGAATATGTGATGTTTCATGGCTGCTCAAAAGAGGGCGCAGAGTTTATTAAAAGGGAAGGTTTCAAACCATCAAGAGCCGATATCAGCATGCTTGGTGCTGGTGTTTATGTTAGTCGGGACATCCGAAAAGCCTGTAAATACCCTCTTGATGTTCCTGACTCTGAGAAAAGAGTACTAAAAATCAGGGTGGATGTCGGCAGGGTTAAGGTCATAGACAGGCAGAACCACCCCATGCAGAAGACATGGCACACTGTGCATGGCTTTGACACTGCCTGGGTTCCCCCTAATGTTGGCATGGTGGCGAGCAACCAACAGGAGAACTGTGTCTACGACCCAAAGAGAATCAAAGTCATCGAGGTCATGAAGGTTACCGAAGAGAACTT ATCTCAGTATGATCATCTTCAGAGTGGAGTCTCGCCTGAGGACAGCCACGTCTACGTGATGTACCATGGAACATCAAAACAGGCTGCAGTAGATATACAGAGAAATGGCTTCACACCATCTAAAGTTGGGATGCTTGGTGCAGGTGTCTACCTCAGTCGAGACATCCGAAAAGTCATTAGATACCCCCTTGGTTCTTCTGACTCAAACAGGATGGTTCTGAAAGTGAAGGTGAATGTTGGCAGAGTTAAAGTCATCAACAAAAAGGGTCACGACATGCAATACAACTGGCACACTCATGGCTTTGACACTGCCTGGGTTCCACCTGGTGTTGGCATGGTACCAAGCAACCAAGAGGAGGACTGTGTCTACGACCCAAAGAGAATCAAAGTGATGGCAATGCTGGATGTCGCCAATTTAAAAAA GGTAAACCCATGGTTAAACATTGTGTAG